From a region of the Acidicapsa acidisoli genome:
- a CDS encoding FG-GAP-like repeat-containing protein — translation MRIRSSLLFCASLSLVFAAGFCGSALAAANHDAEAIRLNNNGVALMNQQQNERAEAAFSQAFAKDKTLAEAALNDGIALLYLQKLTEAEAALKRAQVLAPGNPRVWYNLGLVQRAANDVSAALASFQRAVELDPSDADSLYFEGVCLQDQKQFPQAIAVFTKALDRNPQHASSEFALARALQRSGRADDAKPHFVRFQHLTSTKIASALGLSYGDQGRYSTAVAVNEQRKAQSAMISVHFTRQLFIAGAASRDAERSSGGACVMDVEGDGIYDLVLMESGPQAIRVLRSHGDGHFEEFAAEKAGLGLSGHAVSCAVGDFDGDGLPDLAVALEDRLVLFHNLGHGRFEDVTQAAGIAPRNRPEGITFVDYDHDGDLDLFVTGSPLQAGSASNVLWRNNGNKTFTEWTESAGLGGGGHTRAALLSDVNNDRAVDLVVAGDGSAPTVYLNPREGKFNVEPFAAAGGAANSVGVAALDFDKDGWMDLVVTQSIAPGLSLWRNKDGKSFEPVALPMRDATAAWGVTPIDFDNDGWVDFAAVVETKHGAEVRVFRNLGDGGFEDVSKSLGLDHIELKDPRALIAMDVNGDGAADLIVTSASGEPVWLKNEGGNRNHSVRIKLTGFADNKTAIGVKVEAYSRDNWQKWEIAGASGYLSQGPPEVLIGLGDADGVDLLRLLWPTGVPQDEINVARKPVVDYTEADRRGSSCPVLFAWDGKHYGLVTDTIGAAVVGHWFTPERRNIPRADEWIKVEGSQLAETNGRLSLRFAEPMEEVNYIDQLRLRAIDHPEGTEVYPDERFLDDPPFASGGVVVSGAARLPAGVWDSEGRNVLSLLAARDHKFVSDFTKLPYDGFAKEHSLELELGSVRRDAPLRLLLTGYVEYFSATSLYSAWQAGIAPVSPYVEAQLADGSWQRIDKEMGFPAGLERTIVVDLSGKLPVGAHRIRIMTNLQIYWDQILVDDGPNQKAAVHETEIPLAQARLRFHGYPRQIEGASPGDLSYNYDEVSLTGPFQRQRGSYTRLGDVTPLLNAVDDQFAIFGSGEEIAAEFDAGALPPLPPHWKRDYFFYANGYVKDMDFYDASPFTVSQLPFHQMSTYPYPQSESYPADRKAIEYQLDWNDRFDSGEPAHSFLFDYRLWPSTPSDTALSPITKAGAHE, via the coding sequence ATGCGAATTCGTTCTTCTCTATTGTTCTGTGCGTCTCTCTCTCTCGTGTTTGCGGCGGGTTTTTGCGGATCGGCTTTGGCGGCCGCGAATCATGATGCCGAGGCTATCCGGCTCAATAACAATGGCGTGGCGCTGATGAATCAGCAGCAGAATGAGCGCGCGGAAGCCGCATTTTCGCAGGCTTTTGCAAAGGACAAGACGCTGGCTGAAGCGGCGTTGAATGACGGTATTGCACTGCTTTATCTGCAGAAGCTGACGGAGGCAGAGGCTGCGCTGAAGCGTGCGCAGGTGCTTGCGCCGGGCAATCCTAGGGTTTGGTACAACCTTGGGCTGGTGCAGAGGGCGGCGAACGATGTGTCGGCGGCGCTGGCGAGTTTCCAGCGGGCGGTGGAGCTTGATCCGTCGGATGCGGATTCGCTCTACTTTGAGGGCGTCTGTTTGCAGGATCAGAAGCAGTTCCCTCAAGCGATTGCTGTGTTTACGAAGGCGCTCGACAGGAATCCGCAACATGCTTCGTCGGAGTTCGCTCTGGCGAGAGCATTGCAGCGTTCGGGGCGTGCTGATGACGCGAAGCCGCATTTTGTGCGCTTTCAGCATCTGACGAGTACGAAGATTGCTTCGGCTCTGGGACTGAGTTACGGCGATCAGGGGCGCTACTCGACGGCGGTTGCAGTGAATGAGCAGCGGAAGGCGCAATCTGCGATGATTTCGGTTCATTTCACGCGGCAGTTATTTATAGCTGGGGCAGCGAGCCGGGATGCGGAGAGGAGCAGCGGCGGCGCTTGTGTGATGGATGTGGAAGGGGATGGGATCTATGACCTGGTGCTGATGGAGAGCGGTCCGCAGGCGATCCGCGTACTGCGCAGCCATGGTGATGGGCATTTTGAAGAGTTTGCCGCGGAGAAGGCTGGGTTGGGGCTTTCGGGTCATGCTGTTTCGTGCGCTGTGGGAGATTTTGATGGGGATGGGTTGCCGGATCTTGCCGTGGCGCTTGAGGACCGGTTGGTGTTATTTCACAATCTTGGGCATGGCCGCTTTGAGGATGTGACGCAGGCTGCGGGCATTGCGCCTCGCAATCGTCCCGAGGGAATTACGTTCGTCGATTATGACCATGATGGAGATCTGGACCTGTTTGTGACGGGGTCGCCGCTGCAGGCTGGCTCGGCCTCGAATGTGCTGTGGCGCAATAACGGCAACAAGACGTTTACGGAGTGGACGGAGTCTGCGGGATTGGGCGGCGGGGGGCATACGAGAGCAGCTTTGCTCTCAGATGTGAACAACGATCGGGCGGTGGATCTGGTGGTTGCGGGCGATGGTTCGGCGCCGACGGTCTATCTCAATCCGCGCGAGGGTAAGTTCAACGTGGAGCCGTTTGCAGCGGCGGGTGGGGCTGCGAATTCGGTCGGTGTGGCGGCGCTTGATTTTGACAAAGACGGTTGGATGGATTTGGTGGTGACGCAATCGATAGCTCCCGGCTTGAGTCTCTGGCGCAACAAAGATGGGAAGAGCTTTGAGCCGGTTGCGTTGCCGATGCGGGACGCAACTGCAGCGTGGGGGGTGACGCCGATTGATTTCGACAACGACGGATGGGTGGATTTTGCTGCCGTTGTCGAGACGAAGCATGGCGCGGAGGTGCGCGTTTTTCGCAACCTGGGTGACGGCGGGTTTGAGGATGTTAGCAAGTCGCTTGGTTTGGATCACATTGAGTTGAAGGATCCGCGGGCGTTGATTGCGATGGATGTGAATGGGGATGGTGCGGCGGATCTGATTGTGACTTCGGCGAGTGGTGAGCCGGTGTGGCTGAAGAATGAAGGTGGGAACCGGAACCATTCTGTGCGGATCAAGCTGACTGGGTTTGCGGATAACAAGACGGCGATTGGCGTTAAGGTAGAGGCTTATTCGCGGGATAACTGGCAGAAGTGGGAGATAGCGGGTGCGTCGGGGTATCTAAGTCAGGGACCGCCTGAGGTGTTGATCGGATTGGGCGATGCGGATGGAGTCGATCTGCTGCGGTTGTTATGGCCTACGGGCGTGCCTCAGGATGAGATCAATGTGGCTCGGAAGCCGGTGGTGGATTATACGGAGGCGGATCGCCGCGGGAGTTCGTGCCCTGTGTTGTTTGCTTGGGATGGTAAGCATTATGGGTTGGTCACGGATACGATTGGCGCTGCGGTGGTGGGGCATTGGTTTACGCCGGAGCGGCGTAACATTCCGCGTGCGGATGAGTGGATCAAGGTGGAGGGTTCGCAGTTAGCGGAAACGAATGGTCGACTTAGCCTGCGCTTTGCGGAGCCGATGGAAGAGGTGAATTACATTGACCAGTTGCGGCTGCGGGCGATTGATCATCCGGAGGGGACTGAGGTTTATCCGGATGAGCGCTTTCTGGATGATCCGCCGTTTGCCTCTGGTGGTGTGGTTGTCAGCGGGGCGGCGCGTCTGCCTGCGGGCGTGTGGGACAGCGAAGGGCGCAATGTTCTTAGCTTGCTGGCTGCGCGGGATCATAAGTTCGTCAGCGATTTTACGAAGCTACCTTATGACGGCTTTGCGAAGGAGCATTCGCTGGAGCTGGAGTTAGGGAGTGTGCGCCGGGATGCGCCGCTGCGATTGCTGTTGACGGGGTATGTGGAGTATTTCAGCGCGACTTCTTTGTACTCGGCATGGCAGGCGGGGATTGCGCCGGTTTCGCCGTATGTTGAGGCGCAGTTGGCGGATGGAAGCTGGCAACGGATCGATAAGGAGATGGGCTTTCCGGCGGGGCTTGAGCGGACCATTGTTGTGGATTTGAGCGGTAAGCTGCCGGTGGGGGCGCATCGCATTCGAATTATGACCAATCTGCAGATCTATTGGGACCAGATACTGGTGGATGATGGGCCGAATCAGAAGGCTGCGGTGCATGAGACGGAGATTCCGCTGGCTCAGGCGCGGCTGAGGTTCCATGGGTATCCGCGGCAGATTGAGGGCGCGAGTCCTGGGGATTTGAGTTACAACTATGACGAGGTTAGTCTGACTGGGCCATTTCAGCGCCAGCGGGGAAGTTATACGCGGCTGGGCGATGTTACTCCGCTGCTGAATGCTGTTGATGACCAGTTTGCGATCTTTGGCAGCGGGGAAGAGATTGCTGCGGAGTTTGATGCTGGGGCTTTGCCGCCGTTGCCGCCGCACTGGAAGCGGGACTATTTCTTCTATGCGAACGGGTATGTGAAGGATATGGATTTTTATGACGCTTCGCCGTTTACGGTTTCGCAGTTGCCGTTTCATCAGATGAGCACTTATCCGTATCCGCAGAGTGAGTCGTATCCGGCGGATCGCAAGGCGATTGAGTATCAGTTGGATTGGAATGACCGCTTTGACAGCGGCGAGCCTGCGCATTCGTTCTTGTTTGATTATCGGTTGTGGCCTTCTACGCCTTCGGATACTGCGCTTTCGCCAATCACAAAGGCGGGCGCGCATGAGTGA
- a CDS encoding polysaccharide biosynthesis protein — MPSVPHSASKDTAIDWYTFLARPRLPSPAPASLAPLRDTSVLVTGAGGSIGCALSLELARLQPRQLLLLDASEQALHRLQSLLGAFVSTSNCHLILGNIVDLLLLEELFEAHRPDFIFHAAAHKHVSLLEGHPLEAIANNSLGTLTLAQCAKHSSRIVLLSTDKAVTPISILGATKRIAERITLANNGVVVRLGNILGSEGSVSETFLRQIHTGGPITVTDPEAQRYFLTLEEAVDILLTSAVAAPSGSTLVPLLAQQNSVASLAEFLIAASPNGVKPAIKHTGLHPGEKFREALWSDSEQPFLTQRHGYFEINEPMLDHSSLRQDLIHLAEVVQMRDLPRAIEIVQKLVPDYDPSESIMQRILNTTQRTLQQETQS, encoded by the coding sequence GTGCCTTCCGTTCCCCACTCAGCTTCCAAAGACACCGCCATCGACTGGTACACCTTCCTTGCGCGGCCTCGCTTGCCATCTCCAGCGCCCGCATCGCTTGCGCCACTCCGAGACACCTCCGTCCTCGTCACCGGAGCAGGCGGTTCCATAGGCTGCGCCCTTAGCCTCGAATTGGCCCGGCTGCAACCGCGGCAACTACTGCTCCTCGACGCCTCCGAACAAGCCCTCCATCGATTGCAGTCCTTGCTCGGCGCTTTCGTCTCCACGTCAAATTGTCATCTCATCCTTGGCAACATCGTTGATCTTCTTCTTCTCGAAGAGCTATTCGAAGCCCATCGACCCGACTTCATTTTTCACGCCGCCGCCCATAAGCACGTATCTCTCCTCGAAGGCCATCCCCTCGAAGCCATCGCCAACAACTCACTCGGCACCCTCACGCTGGCGCAGTGCGCAAAGCATTCCAGCCGCATAGTCCTTCTCTCCACCGACAAAGCCGTCACGCCCATCAGCATCCTCGGAGCAACCAAGCGCATCGCCGAACGAATCACACTAGCAAACAACGGAGTCGTCGTCCGCCTCGGCAACATTCTCGGTAGCGAAGGCAGCGTAAGCGAAACTTTCTTGCGTCAGATCCACACCGGCGGCCCAATTACAGTCACCGACCCCGAAGCACAACGCTACTTCCTCACCCTCGAAGAAGCAGTCGACATACTGCTCACCTCAGCCGTCGCCGCGCCAAGCGGAAGTACGCTCGTCCCTCTCCTCGCCCAACAAAACTCCGTAGCATCCCTCGCCGAGTTCCTCATCGCCGCATCGCCAAACGGCGTAAAGCCAGCCATAAAACACACCGGCCTGCACCCCGGCGAAAAGTTCCGCGAAGCTCTCTGGTCAGACAGCGAGCAACCGTTCCTAACCCAAAGACACGGCTACTTCGAGATCAACGAACCAATGCTCGACCACTCGTCGCTACGACAAGACCTGATACATCTCGCCGAAGTCGTGCAAATGCGCGACCTCCCACGCGCGATCGAGATCGTCCAGAAGCTGGTTCCCGACTACGACCCCAGCGAATCAATCATGCAGCGTATCCTAAACACGACTCAGCGAACATTGCAGCAAGAGACACAATCATGA